Proteins co-encoded in one Parcubacteria group bacterium genomic window:
- a CDS encoding 50S ribosomal protein L35, with translation MPKLKTRKSASKRILTTKTGKQLKRAAGQDHFNARERGNTKMNKRRDIVLTTASSKMIKTLMPYA, from the coding sequence ATGCCAAAGCTCAAAACCCGAAAATCAGCGTCCAAGCGCATCCTCACCACCAAGACCGGCAAGCAGCTCAAGCGGGCCGCGGGCCAGGACCACTTTAACGCGCGCGAACGCGGCAACACCAAAATGAACAAGCGCAGGGACATAGTCCTTACTACGGCAAGCTCCAAGATGATTAAAACTCTGATGCCATATGCCTAG
- the rplT gene encoding 50S ribosomal protein L20, which yields MPRVKRGMMHSKRRRNILEKTKGFKWGRKKLIKIAKTAVTKAGAHSHRDRRVKKRTARALWHIKINAAARANNTIYSTLAGSLKKNKIEVDRKILAGIAEHEPALFAEIVKAASK from the coding sequence ATGCCTAGAGTCAAACGCGGCATGATGCATTCCAAGCGCCGCCGGAACATCCTTGAGAAGACCAAGGGTTTTAAGTGGGGCCGCAAAAAACTGATTAAGATTGCCAAGACCGCAGTCACTAAGGCAGGCGCCCACAGCCACCGCGACCGCCGGGTCAAAAAGCGCACTGCCCGCGCCCTGTGGCACATCAAGATCAATGCCGCAGCGCGCGCGAACAACACCATCTACAGCACGCTCGCAGGCTCCCTCAAGAAGAATAAGATTGAGGTTGACCGCAAGATACTGGCTGGCATCGCAGAGCACGAGCCAGCGCTGTTCGCTGAAATCGTGAAAGCTGCATCAAAGTAA